The Niastella koreensis GR20-10 genome includes a window with the following:
- a CDS encoding LacI family DNA-binding transcriptional regulator, with the protein MAENREVTIYDIARHLNISAATVSRGLNNNPAVSKNTRKKITEAAQKLGYQSNTFASSLRSKSTHTLGVLVPRLNSHFMSSVLAGMEKAANKHGYNLIIAQSLEEAENEKQNADTMFNKRVDGLLISLAYDTSNLNHLEPFFKRNIPVVFFDRVQSHTSSISVVINNYEAAYKITSHLIDQGCRRIMHIGGNVLRNVYKDRFEGYRQALKDHDLPFQEKWHLVTALSEEDGTAAANHILGFPASKRPDAVFCANDTSAVYCMMALKAAGFRIPEDIAFAGFNNDPISKVIEPNLTTVDYSGETMGNTAVTNLINHLKGISNLYSTNSITLRANLIIRASSLKKVAGSKK; encoded by the coding sequence ATGGCCGAAAACCGGGAAGTAACGATATACGATATTGCCAGGCACCTCAATATTTCTGCCGCCACGGTCAGCCGGGGCCTGAACAACAATCCTGCTGTAAGCAAGAATACCAGAAAGAAAATTACGGAGGCGGCGCAGAAACTGGGTTACCAGAGCAACACCTTTGCCAGCAGCCTGCGCAGCAAAAGCACGCATACGCTGGGCGTTCTGGTGCCCCGGCTCAACAGCCATTTCATGTCATCCGTACTGGCGGGCATGGAAAAAGCAGCCAATAAACACGGGTATAACCTCATCATTGCCCAATCGCTGGAAGAAGCGGAGAACGAAAAGCAGAATGCCGACACGATGTTCAACAAACGGGTAGATGGCCTGCTGATCTCCCTGGCTTACGATACCAGCAACCTGAATCACCTGGAGCCTTTTTTCAAGCGCAATATCCCGGTGGTGTTCTTCGACCGTGTTCAATCCCATACCAGCAGCATATCGGTTGTCATCAACAATTATGAGGCCGCCTACAAGATAACCAGCCACCTGATAGACCAGGGCTGCCGCCGGATCATGCACATCGGCGGAAATGTACTCAGGAACGTGTATAAAGACCGCTTCGAGGGTTACCGGCAGGCGCTGAAAGACCATGACCTCCCCTTCCAGGAGAAATGGCATTTAGTGACTGCCTTGTCTGAGGAAGATGGCACCGCAGCAGCCAATCACATCCTCGGTTTCCCGGCGTCAAAACGGCCGGATGCCGTCTTTTGCGCCAACGATACATCAGCCGTATACTGTATGATGGCATTGAAAGCAGCCGGGTTCCGCATACCTGAGGACATAGCATTTGCCGGCTTCAACAACGACCCCATCAGCAAGGTCATTGAACCCAACCTCACTACGGTTGACTATTCTGGCGAAACTATGGGCAATACCGCTGTCACCAATCTCATTAACCACCTCAAAGGCATTAGCAATCTTTACAGTACCAACTCTATTACATTACGGGCTAATTTGATCATCAGGGCTTCTTCGTTGAAGAAAGTGGCAGGAAGTAAGAAGTAG
- a CDS encoding patatin-like phospholipase family protein, with the protein MKRILPVLLVGLVSFTLIVSYLSLQNDRAADGKKAFQFTTFNRSDSAGANTILDFWKEDVRRSNAVTSLIKLDYIFMLVYLSFFLFIIYRLHANEKRRWMRAILKVGGVALLIGTAIDAVQDNKISHIIQFNESAVDMRGYTYSKFTFIGVAILSTLFVLIPRAPITFSSAKVSVKVFLEGARSLLSQFLKSIWIFFPGIIFLVLCIAALWLAGQGKDFIVAFANSKTDVINYDGVHWNYSRIVFFMAIGFWSYVSWYSSRIIYYIKEKKHEEPVAEISKAIGKSIPSQGKTYPNVYKSFLVEFPKTIGNTCFLVLELAILQSPLVVLAMQSKWAVLLLLELILAFYFLNKWIGNWMSKSPQNESAFRFLFNVLGVVFLVSLVVISFGQSVGFWSILLLIILLHIVYIFYTSLHRKNVSQVPAPPPAPAPVRISNTKRIMAYFCIPPLETGYYTWFLITSVMGIGCYLGIIWSLTFARVVGPFSSVLLAFGVLLIFGNFITALSVKYKLNFHFLLFLLASSIGMYENHCVRQKKLQDVNKVTIKKADRAEFKPYLLAWLQKNAPLNDSTSKIDMYFVMSNGGASRSGYWTASVLGRLEDLAVRSDGRRFSDQVFCLSGTSGGGVGVASYFSMLGNKGTITSRSRYEQSLQAYLKQDYFTYTFAYLLGPDYFHYIIPGLKLLTASDRGAKLEESFEASCQTDTPLYKIPFNENFSSFPALDKNGKIKYPILCINTTRVQDGNPGVVTNLRMDSATFNNRVDVVKLLDDTMDISMASGSILGARFPYLSPAGKIKDNYFVDGGYFDNSGAGVVQELIRAIIVTGEKASRNNEPIGKLIKRVRFHVIHIVNSPIEVDSTGIKSIPPFKNDLLAPVLTILGAYDMQTTVNDGRLINYLNDLRDYDSFPADYKRVSLYKSKDEWDNDKNLHRFYNAEPPYAMNWFMSDTTARRINIRLQENPNLNAIIREIKSNR; encoded by the coding sequence ATGAAACGGATCTTACCTGTACTCCTGGTAGGCCTTGTGTCATTTACACTCATAGTTTCTTATTTATCCCTTCAAAATGACCGGGCGGCAGATGGAAAGAAAGCTTTCCAGTTTACTACTTTCAATCGCAGCGACTCAGCCGGTGCAAATACCATTTTGGACTTTTGGAAAGAAGATGTGCGAAGGAGCAATGCTGTTACAAGCCTTATTAAACTGGATTATATTTTTATGTTGGTTTATTTATCCTTCTTTTTATTCATTATCTACCGGCTGCACGCCAATGAAAAGCGAAGATGGATGAGAGCTATTTTGAAAGTTGGCGGAGTGGCTCTCCTGATCGGAACAGCTATCGATGCTGTCCAGGATAATAAAATATCTCATATTATTCAGTTCAATGAATCAGCGGTGGATATGCGTGGTTATACCTACTCAAAATTCACTTTTATCGGTGTGGCCATTCTCAGCACTTTATTCGTTCTCATTCCACGCGCACCCATAACGTTTTCCAGTGCAAAAGTGTCTGTAAAGGTATTTCTTGAAGGGGCCAGGTCGCTTTTGTCACAATTCCTTAAATCCATCTGGATCTTTTTTCCCGGCATTATATTTCTTGTTTTATGTATTGCCGCTCTTTGGTTGGCTGGACAGGGTAAGGATTTTATAGTAGCGTTTGCCAATAGTAAAACGGATGTTATCAATTATGATGGGGTGCATTGGAATTATTCAAGGATTGTCTTTTTTATGGCTATTGGCTTTTGGTCCTATGTAAGCTGGTATTCCTCCAGGATTATTTATTACATCAAAGAAAAAAAGCACGAGGAACCGGTTGCAGAGATCAGCAAAGCAATAGGAAAATCAATTCCATCGCAGGGAAAAACCTATCCCAATGTATACAAGAGTTTTCTTGTAGAGTTTCCGAAGACCATCGGTAATACCTGTTTCCTGGTGCTTGAGTTGGCCATTCTTCAGTCGCCGCTTGTTGTTCTTGCTATGCAATCGAAATGGGCTGTATTGCTTTTGCTTGAATTAATCCTGGCTTTTTATTTTCTGAACAAATGGATTGGGAACTGGATGTCGAAGAGTCCGCAAAATGAGTCTGCTTTCAGGTTTTTGTTTAATGTGCTGGGAGTGGTCTTTCTGGTAAGCCTGGTGGTTATCAGCTTTGGCCAGAGCGTTGGGTTTTGGTCTATCCTGCTTTTGATAATTCTACTGCATATTGTTTATATTTTCTATACCAGCCTACACCGGAAGAATGTTAGTCAGGTGCCGGCGCCGCCACCTGCTCCGGCGCCCGTAAGGATAAGTAACACTAAACGTATTATGGCATATTTCTGTATTCCGCCGCTGGAAACCGGTTATTATACATGGTTCCTGATTACCAGCGTAATGGGGATCGGTTGTTATTTGGGTATTATCTGGTCCCTGACTTTTGCACGTGTAGTGGGGCCTTTCTCTTCTGTATTGCTGGCGTTTGGGGTGCTGCTGATCTTTGGTAATTTTATTACCGCCCTCTCTGTAAAGTATAAATTGAATTTTCACTTCCTGCTTTTTTTACTTGCTTCTTCCATAGGGATGTATGAAAATCACTGTGTACGCCAAAAGAAATTACAGGATGTTAATAAGGTTACTATTAAAAAAGCAGATAGGGCGGAATTTAAACCTTATCTGCTGGCATGGTTGCAAAAGAATGCACCGTTGAATGATAGTACATCTAAAATTGATATGTACTTTGTTATGTCCAATGGTGGCGCCTCCAGGTCGGGGTACTGGACCGCCTCGGTACTTGGCAGGTTGGAGGACCTAGCCGTCCGTTCTGACGGCAGGCGATTTTCCGATCAGGTATTTTGCCTGTCGGGGACATCCGGGGGCGGGGTAGGCGTGGCCAGCTATTTCTCCATGCTGGGAAATAAAGGAACAATTACTTCCCGATCCCGGTACGAGCAATCTCTGCAGGCGTATTTGAAGCAGGATTATTTTACTTACACGTTTGCCTATTTGCTGGGGCCTGATTATTTTCACTATATCATTCCCGGGTTAAAATTGTTAACAGCGTCTGACAGGGGCGCCAAACTGGAAGAGTCTTTTGAGGCATCCTGCCAAACCGATACCCCATTATATAAAATTCCTTTTAATGAAAACTTTTCCAGCTTCCCGGCGCTTGACAAAAATGGTAAAATAAAATACCCCATCCTTTGCATTAATACCACGCGGGTGCAGGATGGCAATCCTGGCGTAGTCACCAATCTCAGGATGGACAGTGCTACTTTTAATAACCGGGTAGATGTGGTAAAACTGCTGGATGATACTATGGATATCAGCATGGCCTCCGGCTCCATTCTCGGCGCACGATTTCCTTATCTGAGCCCGGCAGGAAAGATCAAAGACAATTATTTTGTAGACGGTGGTTATTTTGACAACTCCGGTGCAGGGGTTGTACAGGAGTTAATCCGTGCTATTATTGTAACCGGTGAAAAAGCCAGTCGCAATAATGAACCCATTGGGAAATTGATTAAACGGGTGCGTTTTCATGTGATCCACATTGTGAACAGTCCGATTGAAGTGGATTCAACCGGTATAAAAAGTATTCCGCCTTTTAAAAACGACTTGCTGGCCCCGGTTCTGACCATTCTCGGTGCATACGACATGCAGACAACGGTCAACGATGGACGCCTCATTAATTATCTCAATGATCTCAGAGACTATGATTCCTTTCCGGCAGATTATAAACGTGTTTCACTGTATAAAAGTAAGGACGAGTGGGATAATGATAAAAACCTGCACCGGTTTTATAATGCTGAACCACCCTATGCCATGAACTGGTTTATGTCGGATACTACCGCCAGACGAATTAACATCAGGCTACAGGAAAATCCCAACCTGAATGCTATTATCCGCGAAATAAAAAGTAATCGCTGA
- a CDS encoding RagB/SusD family nutrient uptake outer membrane protein → MNHLLIKSLTVSACAMLLFTRCKKVLEEEPRSTYTPDFFKTEKGVLGGITSQYAHLRLIYGQPYYYNTLETGTDEYTYASSADQNFKDVDLSGVGNLTAASSRSDALWGTAFSNINTASGIIENGGAVPTISAALLAEARFFRAFDYFLLVQTFGGVPLDLGAGELKFNISASRKSVRNTVPEVYTKAVFPDLLQAINDLPDAPRVTGGVTKNVARLYLAKAYLTYGWWLQNPNNIPTYPAANRTDPDNHDAAWYFQKAYDIAVQGISNPGSYGLESTFYDVHVGGNDRGKEEMLYADHTQDNEFYNGACLSCFDSESGNGRNGATWMVTFNYTGIRSAPNPTGDGAGVSPVQREAAQSLGRPYTRMCPTIGAITNTFAEKTLDSRYDGTFTTVFRGNWPKGGTTNATLYNANDMPVTPGQPILSFLNDESLTPGITYPSGASFPGKSSNAIGAGVLPGRADFVISPRGISRIVFPNLWKIGEYRTDNGTGLGQPNATSTRPFKIAKFSEFYFIAAEAAVKGATPVAGKSARELINVIRARAGKWKFSNKDNAAFVADNSAAMTAATPAVIDIPYILAERSREYFGEGMRWFDLVRTQTWSDIAGTYDICAATYGSHTPQTVTRTIDKKYYLRPIPQAQLDGMDATADEKAAYQNPGYQ, encoded by the coding sequence ATGAACCATCTGCTTATAAAATCACTTACGGTATCGGCATGCGCCATGCTGTTGTTTACAAGATGTAAGAAAGTGCTGGAAGAAGAACCACGCAGCACTTATACACCCGATTTCTTCAAAACGGAGAAAGGCGTGCTGGGAGGGATCACCTCTCAATATGCGCACCTCCGCTTAATTTATGGACAACCCTATTATTATAACACACTGGAAACCGGCACCGATGAATATACCTATGCATCGAGTGCTGACCAGAACTTTAAGGATGTTGATTTGAGCGGGGTAGGGAATTTAACCGCAGCCAGCAGCCGCTCTGACGCTTTATGGGGAACGGCCTTCTCTAATATCAATACCGCCAGTGGCATTATTGAAAATGGCGGAGCTGTACCCACTATTTCGGCTGCGCTGCTCGCGGAGGCCAGGTTCTTCCGCGCCTTTGACTATTTTCTGCTGGTGCAAACGTTTGGTGGCGTTCCATTGGACCTGGGAGCAGGCGAATTGAAATTTAATATCTCGGCCTCCAGAAAATCTGTACGCAATACCGTACCCGAAGTATATACCAAAGCTGTCTTTCCCGACCTGCTGCAGGCGATCAATGATCTGCCGGATGCGCCAAGGGTAACCGGTGGCGTTACGAAAAACGTGGCGCGGTTGTACCTGGCAAAAGCGTATTTAACGTATGGCTGGTGGTTGCAAAACCCCAACAACATTCCTACTTACCCGGCTGCCAACCGGACCGACCCGGATAACCATGATGCAGCCTGGTATTTTCAAAAAGCATATGATATTGCGGTACAGGGTATCAGCAATCCTGGTTCTTATGGATTGGAAAGTACATTTTATGATGTGCATGTAGGTGGCAATGACCGCGGTAAAGAAGAAATGTTGTATGCCGATCATACGCAGGACAACGAATTTTATAATGGCGCCTGTTTGAGTTGTTTTGATTCGGAATCGGGCAATGGCAGAAACGGGGCCACCTGGATGGTGACCTTCAATTATACCGGTATCAGAAGTGCGCCGAATCCCACCGGTGATGGTGCAGGCGTAAGCCCCGTACAACGGGAGGCCGCCCAGTCTTTAGGCCGCCCCTATACGCGGATGTGCCCAACCATTGGTGCTATTACGAACACTTTTGCAGAAAAAACGCTCGACTCCCGTTATGATGGTACCTTCACCACCGTTTTCAGGGGTAACTGGCCCAAAGGCGGCACTACCAACGCCACCTTGTATAATGCGAATGACATGCCGGTTACACCCGGACAACCCATCCTGAGCTTTTTGAATGATGAATCACTAACCCCAGGCATCACCTATCCTTCCGGCGCTTCCTTTCCTGGTAAATCATCCAATGCAATTGGCGCCGGTGTATTGCCCGGCCGCGCAGACTTTGTGATCTCGCCCCGCGGTATCAGCAGAATTGTGTTTCCCAATTTGTGGAAGATAGGTGAATACCGCACCGATAATGGTACCGGTCTCGGTCAGCCCAATGCTACCAGCACGCGTCCATTCAAGATCGCCAAATTCTCTGAATTCTATTTTATCGCTGCGGAAGCCGCTGTAAAAGGCGCTACTCCTGTAGCAGGCAAAAGCGCGAGGGAACTGATCAATGTGATCCGCGCAAGAGCAGGTAAATGGAAGTTCTCCAATAAAGACAATGCGGCATTTGTTGCAGATAACAGTGCTGCCATGACGGCTGCCACACCGGCCGTTATAGATATCCCTTATATTCTGGCTGAACGTTCACGCGAATACTTCGGTGAAGGGATGCGCTGGTTCGACCTGGTGCGTACCCAAACCTGGAGCGATATTGCAGGTACCTATGATATCTGTGCAGCCACTTACGGCAGCCATACGCCACAAACGGTAACGCGCACCATTGATAAAAAATATTACCTGCGGCCGATACCACAGGCCCAGCTGGATGGTATGGACGCGACAGCAGATGAAAAAGCTGCATACCAAAATCCGGGTTATCAGTAG
- a CDS encoding SusC/RagA family TonB-linked outer membrane protein has protein sequence MLNVLHPKKRSLQGRLWEKVLAATLLIVCCFFADTAAFAQNTVRGKITDQKGAPVPGASITVKGTNTGTNTGMDGSFAIPASKGAVLVISSVTFAVKEVTVGDDNAILNIQLAAAATDLNEVVVIGYGTQRKEAVTGSVASIGGEKMREVPTPNISQALQGRLPGVDIAQTSTQPGATMQIRIRGTRSLTGDNNPLIVLDGIPFIGSLADINPNDIKSIDVLKDASATAIYGSRGANGVILVTTDKGAKNRKPRVSYSGYVGAQKVFAKYPMMNGPQFVALRKAAGQYTNGQDEADSVNTDWQDLLYQTGIVTDHNISVSGGSETGSYNFGGGYYNNQGVIPTQQYKRYTVRGSLDQGVGQYVRVGLTTNTNYNQTQGSQVGLYNTLSMTPISSPYNADGTLRRGVRMIADNQYVYTKDVVKNLTNNDQWVNETRGFATYNSVYGEIKAPFITGLKYRMNLGLDYVQTNNGAYTGAGVGDALNPTTPSSASVDSRNTVHYTLENLLTYDRTIGKHAINAVALYSAEQLRYVRTNMAARDIPADAFQFYNLGQAAGQITVDPANQDYQLSGLKSAMGRIMYSYDNKYMISATLRSDGSSRLAPGHKWHTYPAISAGWNLANESFIQSLDIFNTLKLRAGYGETSNQAIAPYSTLGKLDTRPYNFGSSYSTGLYVTQLPNPNLGWEFSKTFNFGLDFSILKNRLSGTIEYYITKTEGVLFGQTLPPTSGVTSITGNIGTTQNKGFELGLNGVILDNVNGFTWDAGINFYVNKNKLTSLASGQTRDEANWWFVGHNINAIFDYQRVGLWQKDDAYLNTLEPGGNIGMIKVKYTGGYKSDGTPERAIGSADRQIMDVDPDWQGGFNTHVAYKGFDLGVVGFYRHGGILFSTIHGASGYLNLLSGRRNNINVDYWTPDNPNAKYPKPGGIVSSDNPKYGSTLSYFDGSFMKIRTITLGYDFNQSLLKKSNIKLRMYATVQNPFVMFSPFHKESGLDPETNSYGNQNVSSTGAISSNTGLLNRLLTVGYNTPSTRNYILGANLTF, from the coding sequence ATGCTAAACGTTCTACATCCCAAAAAGCGCAGTCTGCAAGGACGGCTATGGGAAAAAGTGCTTGCAGCGACGTTGTTGATTGTATGCTGCTTTTTTGCAGATACAGCAGCATTTGCGCAAAATACCGTAAGAGGAAAGATAACTGATCAGAAAGGTGCGCCTGTTCCCGGCGCTTCGATAACGGTAAAGGGTACCAATACCGGTACCAACACCGGTATGGATGGCAGCTTTGCCATTCCGGCCTCCAAAGGGGCCGTGCTGGTGATCTCCAGTGTAACTTTTGCTGTTAAAGAAGTTACTGTAGGCGATGATAATGCGATCCTTAATATACAGCTGGCTGCGGCCGCAACAGATCTGAATGAAGTGGTGGTAATTGGTTATGGTACCCAGCGGAAAGAAGCGGTTACCGGTTCGGTGGCTTCTATTGGCGGCGAAAAAATGCGGGAGGTGCCAACACCCAATATTTCACAGGCCCTGCAGGGACGTTTACCCGGAGTAGATATAGCGCAAACGAGTACCCAGCCGGGCGCTACCATGCAGATCCGTATTCGTGGTACACGCTCCTTAACCGGCGACAACAACCCGTTGATCGTACTGGATGGAATTCCTTTTATCGGTTCTCTGGCCGACATCAACCCAAATGATATTAAAAGCATCGATGTGCTGAAGGATGCTTCGGCCACTGCTATTTACGGTTCGCGTGGCGCCAATGGTGTTATATTGGTTACCACCGATAAAGGCGCCAAAAACAGAAAACCCCGTGTTTCTTACAGCGGCTATGTAGGCGCACAAAAAGTGTTTGCCAAATACCCCATGATGAACGGTCCCCAGTTTGTTGCCCTGCGTAAAGCCGCCGGTCAGTATACAAACGGACAGGATGAGGCCGACAGCGTGAATACCGACTGGCAGGACCTGCTTTATCAAACCGGTATTGTGACCGACCACAACATCAGTGTTTCGGGTGGTTCAGAAACCGGCAGCTACAATTTTGGCGGCGGTTATTATAACAACCAGGGCGTAATACCCACGCAGCAATACAAACGGTATACTGTACGTGGCTCGCTCGATCAGGGAGTGGGGCAATATGTTCGCGTGGGGTTGACCACCAATACCAACTACAACCAAACCCAGGGCAGCCAGGTTGGTTTGTACAATACCTTAAGCATGACGCCTATTTCCTCGCCATACAATGCTGATGGCACATTGAGAAGAGGTGTAAGAATGATTGCTGACAACCAGTATGTTTATACGAAGGATGTAGTGAAGAACCTGACGAATAATGATCAGTGGGTAAATGAAACCCGCGGGTTTGCAACCTATAATTCGGTGTATGGTGAAATAAAAGCGCCGTTCATTACCGGGTTGAAGTACAGGATGAACCTGGGGCTTGATTATGTGCAAACCAATAATGGCGCCTATACCGGCGCCGGCGTTGGCGATGCGCTTAACCCCACTACGCCTTCTTCTGCATCTGTTGACAGCAGAAATACAGTGCACTATACACTGGAAAATCTGCTTACTTACGATCGCACAATTGGCAAACACGCCATCAATGCGGTGGCTTTGTATTCTGCAGAACAACTCAGGTATGTTCGTACCAATATGGCAGCCCGCGATATTCCGGCCGATGCCTTTCAATTTTATAACCTTGGTCAGGCGGCCGGACAAATAACTGTTGATCCTGCCAACCAGGATTACCAGTTATCGGGACTTAAATCGGCTATGGGCCGTATCATGTATTCTTATGATAACAAGTACATGATCTCTGCAACTTTACGTTCCGATGGTTCGTCAAGGCTGGCACCGGGTCATAAATGGCATACCTATCCGGCCATCTCGGCAGGTTGGAACCTGGCTAACGAATCGTTCATCCAAAGCCTCGATATCTTCAATACCCTGAAATTACGGGCTGGTTACGGTGAAACTTCCAACCAGGCCATTGCGCCTTACTCAACCCTGGGAAAACTGGATACCCGGCCTTATAATTTCGGCAGCAGCTATAGCACCGGGTTGTATGTAACGCAATTGCCGAATCCCAACCTGGGTTGGGAATTCTCCAAGACCTTTAACTTTGGTCTTGATTTCAGCATCCTCAAAAACCGCTTGTCGGGTACTATCGAATATTATATTACCAAAACAGAAGGCGTTCTGTTTGGTCAAACCCTGCCGCCCACATCTGGCGTAACCAGCATTACCGGCAATATTGGCACCACGCAGAACAAGGGTTTTGAACTGGGGCTGAATGGCGTGATCCTCGACAATGTAAATGGCTTTACCTGGGATGCGGGCATTAACTTCTATGTAAACAAAAATAAACTCACCTCCCTCGCTTCCGGACAAACCCGTGATGAAGCCAACTGGTGGTTCGTAGGGCATAACATCAATGCCATTTTTGATTACCAGCGCGTTGGCCTGTGGCAAAAAGACGATGCTTATTTAAATACCCTGGAGCCAGGCGGAAACATAGGTATGATCAAAGTGAAATATACCGGTGGTTATAAATCAGATGGCACGCCTGAACGGGCAATTGGCTCTGCCGACAGACAGATCATGGATGTGGACCCTGACTGGCAGGGCGGCTTTAATACCCATGTTGCCTACAAAGGTTTCGATTTGGGCGTGGTTGGTTTCTATCGTCATGGTGGCATTCTCTTCAGTACCATTCATGGTGCAAGCGGTTATTTGAATTTGTTGAGCGGACGCCGTAACAATATAAACGTTGATTACTGGACACCCGATAATCCCAATGCAAAATATCCTAAACCCGGCGGTATTGTGAGCAGTGATAACCCCAAGTATGGCAGTACGCTCAGTTATTTCGACGGCTCGTTTATGAAGATCCGCACCATCACTCTGGGCTACGACTTCAACCAGAGCCTGCTGAAAAAGTCAAATATCAAATTGCGGATGTACGCTACCGTTCAAAACCCATTTGTCATGTTCTCACCATTTCATAAAGAATCGGGCCTTGATCCGGAAACCAACTCGTATGGTAATCAAAACGTGTCATCAACAGGAGCTATCAGTTCAAACACAGGCCTGTTGAACCGCCTGCTTACCGTAGGGTACAATACACCGTCTACCCGCAACTATATTTTGGGTGCTAATTTGACATTTTAA